In Parasteatoda tepidariorum isolate YZ-2023 chromosome 2, CAS_Ptep_4.0, whole genome shotgun sequence, one DNA window encodes the following:
- the LOC107438052 gene encoding serine-rich adhesin for platelets isoform X3 has product MEFLSLLRETLLFMLSSNWANCTKQNDLLHVFGNYHQKFSTIVNKAETIKNAVLQLSNDPWGNPFFQWTELALGKLTVADRKVQSYFSQEPEEIVLARVQSFVLHNNLPSALGLAKLSFLYHSRIKRNLAKPSKAIGSQIEDISCEGHASIDWYMTLLERKRSLSAIIKEVSRLNCHEGVEIICRLKRNKHFNSLILTLVQIFIMQDLIKPSKHCCTKNLFDLFCLIHKERNSNVKEVTESIEKIFAAHAPSSSHLYLLVDVMWEKFGAKFFSLYIEFCIRGLTADINYLEIAKNEDLHCDKSELEVHIAKMFAKLSTLFSFYDEAKRDCMFSAFILKPSKSRHKYLQHVNRIIQEKQLEASENSNFDLPFRDCTCNRICNGYCKVPTCDNTFEHPLLKKGIRNVPFSLVEDLVSVLESVRCLKFQYNVFNWKFAGPKIANYFKSSLRSRNSISSVDSSQAKNTLEKVCNEDNKSLMEVDVTKRLLSPNALVKRKNSSDNSKSDFLDVGANIEVHSDDSSSKRIKISLPPAKETPEDSVSSICNLKISDAIEKVIRSSLNSDKTSREQTFMSMAPALNEPYLNNTSCPINITDKMRHVINSNQSPCDNKSVRAGANLVTALQHSYVSKPSTDSPPLKQGLVRPSVVMKAENLSDKKYIQPYESSKHSLLKSSLLKPDLHHKSLKDLGVKSNLPYKSEQFSNNYLQKSLQNVQLKQTNQMIDRNSNDHGAINLSSTRHLDIPSSKPLLEMSHQYPLDLKCNKKFEVQKTNRAIGTSNESVSNQNIHYNNQLADRLSNTPSVEAKMVDRNSVIQHTMQHLDIKIPKNLTVSIISDRTKQNDTSNLPTFKLKVPNRNLPKHNFVPANLVINRPLPSTSSTNIVSDKTSTHDKQEMITIPGILAPKSVIKRSWEVPSVQNNVEFKKIIHTSSTTKKTYCHPYQKQPVPVKDEWPREFISKTEKVTKRETTYQIYKTKQMTDNVNTGKWKTVGDVINSVQSPVLLTNPQLLSRSSVQSPVSSTNPEVLSRNSAQSTVSSSNSQLLSMNLVQSATLPSNSQLLSMNSVQSAVTSSNSQLLPLSYQNSNNSRATSSFSNNIAVHKSHQSNTQTTMSDFDKPSHCSYSYKNDAVSVPNPLQSKPSYNVKDNFTTQSELEKRSGLPVIGTSLLKTSLTSQSPLVRKHNSQIMQLLDYTNSKALKGSNTSNISTTTGTSPGLSVSSSNLNQRFQSNLSNLGTSYSLASVLVEDDKGIVYKAAKSENTQGHNTSSRCCSPSEVNPCQNCSLPPKEINFNSASTNAQIFNSPSVNVNSANQIKYEVTDPDEERELSQNQLVLQCPSQEEYTACHICSMTCSVANYQFHLEKHHSFETMKKVGMSSNIAKKFDLYDLQSTSFDSLPHDRTKEVSNVDPVENKTVSIDLPPNQNNINTCMGIINNSFDQVYNYLDNVESSTVYSDDSAFKFSDMLQSHQNNNIIELENNNSASGALEEINLESSFIENNICGNGSSLDEMLDFLDNGTDITQASQPSESLGPDKGITPSTPENCISNPIYINQLGNKSKIKKKLYCKFCLKTKGKERKFSIRGSLYKHVKTFHPDTTINDCLGHLVHGLIPSNSSSSQSILKVPDNRIVVRQSFPIVRHERSETGEDTFNNFQQNVMERNNFPAHNNANQVSVIDSIRYEGQFDTKNTFSFPERKTKHRQSKCVYCGKLLTLIYMKQHIAKMHPNALSSNLSSNNASTSVPTEFKLSLSKTSDLTQENIDSNTCLSVSDALQTGEQCNSLLNVIQKQSDFVNSSLIPTPKFVTNNEEHLGQDLNLNNFSSNSTHIFYTCHLCQRPYTSQSFLTKHIKTYHGIDDMNESAKSNLSYNEISDSSKFSDTNNSEPNRSLLEMPYENIPNSYGDYNYLENRLDTNLMHGDKMDAGDGYRNSDIYNCDLSNSEYSTHYKHNISDLKQLLQSGQNEHDTPNSSAENKHEYSNPLHTTGYKINQSNFNLHSLNNSIDTEQNSDLKNVFVYNTPNINTSAEIINPALTSSCEINRDSNFPLCSLTNFVDAEQKADLKNVFEHNIPNLNTTPEIKDSDPLHTTDCKINEDSKFPICSPNHSVESKQDADLNNVSETTVNYNRLPRFTCPICQKTYSGKAYFRKHFKMKHNRIASDKELEAWQNFSVPIKSRIQQKRISGVPVNNISDVTDLLSAGARCNEKVMCKICMKEYSCRGNLKIHLKNIHNRMVSDKQLEEWQKLSDSMKGRVKKKIMSEPVNQYTRRLSLEVQKSNYSGISDLLSAEARSNEKVECKICKKEYSCRGNLKIHMKNVHNYRGQRQRIVEGNKKEVQCHICLKLLQNTSLKQHVQQVHGDGFLTDEQEAFTVSNVAALSALNYCDENVQHTLSNFGNSNVSNRSDSVTFSSGKSSTGCTENEPESLNLKDKASNYDCLNSLKKMADFGKADFSSFPSSNNLQEVTNVSSHKTSIETFNCTASKLGFDSRAVNDFDLQGEITNQNVADDRSDFDDFSLSDIPTSDDECTNLIENEILQKELMEIGTTSEWTLKNFQNCEDQNFTSLESNHSLEPISDVTDTSRNDISECKFSNNESKRLSVVENYPKSNIVSELSESCEPFKEVGPSLSVSTPEAAIEFNFVEGSNLDRKGEKLHCTYPLESCPKPDNVCAIQSSTDDEFSVPLEKFSDANSPQTISCSFSSNESKTNSNECRFCHKMFSTMKFLSKHLKIFHNIPFLKKQKSAKRKSNQDEKLSPPLLTHQTYELDTLPPSVENFQNSAISAIEDENKFVGVSDEVYNYSDSLPVDNTNQLNNCSDGSLMLNSTFPISTSNLEYSLKEVGGDFRLKQCNIRDTELACYSSFNDCKNEHMACPVSDRDIEHRSFKVSDYENECTSHPVSDSESNYALDPILDHENDCTTLVPYQKSHCISDRVSALETDYKSLLVSDHENECATYPVSEGQENIQDKISKAPILPCIIKVLKNEKNAIIYQIDKSKGDDSPSNSVNSKSKSSPGFHRYFIKHKKSNNSRNCRKKSNRSPYRSSLYSRQKTLMRRKSRALFTRRNKIFKRSRKKRDQPVVQTFKPSDVEIFLKNHKLPYVLLTPLDAKTLSQLNYNDCAVRLERCDILNIESPAHFHPGDVTELSFSNDSFMPNEAYNNIQINSVMKTRRNSAVQETTNLTVVLHKLQLDSNSSEVPLNNDFEISSYRSCVQSHIQLKECKVVLEKLPSDFVSCVQ; this is encoded by the exons ttcaaagCTATTTTTCTCAAGAACCTGAAGAAATTGTTTTGGCCAGAGTTCAGTCATTTGTTTTGCACAATAATCTACCATCAGCTTTGGGTCTTGcaaaattgtcttttttgtACCATAGTCGAATTAAGAGGAATCTGGCGAAACCTAGTAAAGCAATTGGATCACAAATTGAAGATATTAGCTGCGAAGGTCATGCATCTATTGATTGGTATATGACACTTTTAGAAAGGAAGAGATCTCTTTCGGCCATTATTAAAGAA gtTAGCCGCCTGAATTGTCATGAAGGAGTTGAAATAATTTGCCgcctaaaaagaaataaacatttcaatagTTTGATTCTTACATTGGTGCAAATTTTTATCATGCAAGATTTGATCAAACCATCAAAACATTGCTGCACAAAG AacctttttgatttattttgcctGATCCATAAAGAACGGAATTCTAATGTAAAGGAAGTAACGGAGAGTATAGAAAAGATCTTTGCAGCTCATGCACCTAGCAGTTCTCATTTATACTTATTAGTTGATGTAATGTGGGAAAAA tttggAGCCAAATTCTTCTCATTATACATTGAATTCTGTATAAGAGGTTTAACAGCAGACATCAATTATCTGGAGATTGCAAAAAATGAAGATCTTCATTGTGATAAAAGTGAATTAGAAGTACACATAGCCAAAATGTTTGCTAAACTGTCTACGTTATTCAGCTTCTATGACGAAGCCAAACGAGATTGTATGTTCAGTGCCTTCATCCTAAAACCATCAAAATCTAGACATAAGTATTTGCAACACGTCAATAGGATTATACAAGAAAAACAGCTGGAAGCttctgaaaattctaatttcgaTTTGCCATTTAGAGACTGTACGTGCAACCGTATTTGTAATGGATACTGTAAAGTACCCACATGTGACAATACTTTTGAGCATCCACTTTTAAAAAAGGGCATTAGAAATGTCCCATTTTCTCTTGTTGAAGATTTAGTTAGTGTTTTGGAGAGTGTTCGTTGCTTAAAGTTTCAGTACAATGTATTTAATTGGAAATTTGCTGGACctaaaatagcaaattattttaaatcctcTTTAAGAAGTAGAAATAGTATTAGTAGTGTTGATAGCAGTCAAGCAAAAAACACCCTAGAAAAAGTTTGCAATGAagataataaatctttaatggAAGTGGATGTAACAAAAAGATTACTTTCACCTAATGCTCTTGTTAAGAGAAAAAACTCTTCAGATAATTCTAAGTCTGATTTTCTAGATGTTGGAGCTAACATTGAAGTTCACAGTGATGACAGTTCTagtaaaagaatcaaaatatcTTTACCGCCTGCAAAAGAGACTCCAGAAGATTCAGTGAGTTCCATTTGTAACCTTAAAATCAGTgatgcaatagaaaaagtaattagaTCATCTCTTAATAGTGACAAAACATCAAGAGAACAAACTTTTATGTCTATGGCACCTGCATTAAATGAGCCTTACTTAAATAATACAAGTTGTCCTATTAATATAACTGACAAAATGCGTCATGTTATTAATAGCAACCAAAGTCCGTGTGATAATAAAAGTGTCAGAGCGGGTGCTAATTTAGTAACAGCGTTGCAGCATAGTTATGTTTCCAAGCCTAGTACTGACTCTCCTCCTTTAAAGCAAGGTTTAGTTAGACCAAGTGTGGTGATGAAAGCAGAAAACTTAtctgacaaaaaatatattcaaccaTATGAATCATCTAaacattctttattaaaaagttctctGTTAAAACCAGACTTGCATCACAAATCATTAAAAGATTTGGGTGTCAAGTCAAATCTGCCATACAAAAGTGAACAGTTTAGTaacaattatttgcaaaaatcttTGCAGAATGTCCAGCTTAAACAAACAAACCAGATGATAGACAGAAATAGTAATGATCATGGTGCTATAAATTTAAGCTCAACAAGACACTTGGACATCCCATCTTCCAAACCATTGCTCGAGATGTCTCATCAATATCCTCTTGATCTGaagtgcaataaaaaatttgaagttcaGAAAACAAATAGAGCAATTGGGACTTCAAATGAGTCTGTATctaatcaaaatattcattataataatCAATTGGCAGATAGACTTTCAAATACACCATCTGTTGAAGCAAAAATGGTTGATAGAAATTCAGTAATTCAACACACAATGCAGCACTTAGatattaaaataccaaaaaatctGACTGTGTCTATCATTTCTGATAGGACAAAACAGAACGATACTTCAAATTTGCCAACTTTTAAGCTTAAAGTTCCAAACAGAAATTtaccaaaacacaattttgtcCCTGCCAACTTGGTGATTAATCGTCCACTTCCATCCACTTCTTcaacaaatattgtttcagATAAAACTTCTACTCATGATAAGCAAGAAATGATCACAATTCCTGGTATTCTTGCACCGAAGTCGGTGATAAAGCGATCTTGGGAGGTTCCATCTGTTCAGAATAacgttgaatttaaaaaaataattcacacaTCTTCTACTACTAAAAAGACATACTGCCATCCTTATCAGAAGCAACCAGTGCCGGTGAAAGATGAATGGCCTCGGGAGTTTATAagcaaaactgaaaaagttacaaaacGGGAAACAAcctatcaaatttataaaactaagcaAATGACAGATAATGTCAATACTGGAAAGTGGAAAACAGTGGGGGATGTCATTAACTCAGTTCAATCACCAGTTTTATTGACAAATCCTCAATTGCTATCTCGTAGCTCAGTTCAATCACCGGTATCATCAACGAATCCCGAAGTGTTGTCTCGTAACTCGGCTCAATCAACAGTTTCTTCATCAAATTCTCAATTGCTGTCCATGAACTTGGTTCAGTCAGCAACTTTGCCATCAAATTCTCAATTGTTATCCATGAACTCAGTTCAGTCAGCAGTTACATCATCAAATTCTCAACTGCTGCCTTTGTCATaccaaaattctaataattctaGAGCTACAAGTTCATTCTCAAATAACATAGCTGTTCATAAATCTCATCAGTCAAATACACAAACAACCATGTCTGATTTTGATAAACCTTCTCACTGTTcctattcttataaaaatgatgCTGTGTCTGTTCCTAATCCATTACAGTCTAAACCTTCTTATAATGTAAAAGACAATTTTACAACTCAATCCGAACTAGAAAAAAGGTCTGGCTTACCTGTTATTGGCACGTCTTTGTTAAAAACTTCACTCACATCTCAATCTCCTCTTGTTAGAAAACATAATTCACAAATAATGCAGTTACTTGATTACACAAACTCTAAAGCTTTAAAAGGCTCTAATACATCAAACATTTCAACTACTACTGGAACTTCACCTGGTTTATCTGTTAGTTCATCCAATTTAAATCAAAGGTTTCAAAGTAATTTATCAAATCTTGGTACTTCATATAGTTTGGCTTCTGTTTTAGTTGAAGATGACAAAGGTATTGTATACAAAGCAGCAAAATCAGAGAACACACAGGGACATAATACTTCAAGTAGGTGTTGTTCTCCATCAGAGGTTAATCCCTGCCAAAATTGTTCATTGCCTCcaaaggaaattaatttcaattctgcCAGTACAAATGCACAAATATTCAATTCTCCATCTGTTAATGTGAACTCTGCCAATCAG ATTAAATATGAAGTTACTGATCCTGATGAGGAGAGAGAATTAAGTCAAAACCAATTGGTACTCCAGTGTCCCTCTCAAGAAGAATATACTGCCTGCCACATATGTTCTATGACATGCTCTGTTGCTAATTACCAATTTCATCTTGAAAAGCATCACTcttttgaaacaatgaaaaaagtcgGGATGTCTtcaaatatagcaaaaaaatttgatttatatgatCTTCAGTCTACCTCATTTGACTCTTTGCCCCATGACCGTACCAAAGAAGTATCTAATGTTGATCCTGtcgaaaataaaactgttagtATAGATCTTCCTCCAaaccaaaataatataaacacttGTATGggtattataaataattccttTGATCAAgtctataattatttagataatgTTGAGAGTTCTACGGTTTACTCAGATGATTCAGCCTTCAAGTTTTCGGATATGCTGCAAagtcatcaaaataataatataattgagCTGGAAAACAATAATTCAGCTTCTGGAGCTTTAGAAGAAATTAACTTAGAAagttcttttattgaaaataatatttgtggCAATGGCAGTAGTCTGGATGAAATGTTGGATTTTCTAGATAATGGTACTGATATAACACAAGCTTCCCAACCTTCTGAATCACTTGGTCCTGATAAAGGTATTACTCCTAGTACACCTGAAAATTGTATATCAAAcccaatatatataaatcaattgGGTAATAAATCgaagattaaaaagaaactatattgtaaattttgtttgaaaaccaAGGGGAAGGAAAGAAAGTTTTCTATAAGAGGTTCCCTATATAAACATGTTAAAACCTTTCATCCAGACACAACTATAAATGATTGTTTGGGTCATTTGGTTCATGGTTTAATACCTTCTAATTCTTCATCTAGTCAGAGTATACTTAAAGTTCCAGACAATAGAATTGTTGTTCGTCAAAGTTTTCCAATAGTTAGACATGAAAGAAGTGAAACTGGagaagatacttttaataattttcagcaaaatgtTATGGAAAGGAATAATTTTCCTGCTCACAATAATGCAAATCAAGTTTCAGTTATAGATTCTATTAGATATGAAGGAcaatttgatacaaaaaatactttttcttttcctgAAAGAAAGACTAAACATCGTCAATCTAAATGTGTTTATTGTGGTAAATTGTTAACTCTCATATACATGAAGCAGCATATAGCAAAAATGCATCCCAATGCTTTGTCATCCAATCTTTCCTCAAATAATGCTAGCACTTCAGTAccaactgaatttaaattatctttatccAAGACATCTGATTTAActcaagaaaatattgattcaaaCACATGCTTATCTGTGTCTGATGCACTGCAAACTGGTGAACAAtgtaatagtttattaaatgttattcaaaAGCAGAGTGATTTTGTTAACTCTAGCTTAATTCCTACTCCTAAGTTTGTAACAAACAATGAAGAACACCTTGGACAAgacttgaatttaaataatttttcaagtaattctacgcatattttttacacttgtCATTTATGCCAGAGACCTTACACATCTCAATCGTTTCTAACTAAACATATTAAAACCTATCATGGAATTGATGATATGAATGAATctgcaaaaagtaatttgagCTATAATGAAATATCCGATTCAAGTAAATTTAGTGATACAAATAATTCTGAACCGAATCGATCTCTGTTGGAAATGCCCTATGAAAATATTCCAAACTCTTATGGTGATTATAATTACTTAGAAAATAGACTTGATACAAATTTAATGCATGGGGATAAAATGGATGCAGGTGATGGCTACagaaattcagatatttatAACTGTGATCTATCAAACTCTGAATATTCAACACATTATAAGCATAATATTTCTGATCTAAAACAGCTGCTACAATCTGGCCAAAACGAACATGACACTCCAAATTCAAGTGCAGAAAATAAACATGAATATTCAAACCCATTGCATACCACTGGTTACAAAATAAAccaatctaattttaatttgcattctttaaataattctatcgaTACTGAGCAAAATtcagatttgaaaaatgtttttgtatataATACTCCAAATATAAATACATCTGCAGAAATAATAAACCCAGCGCTTACCAGTAGCTGCGAAATAAATAGAGACTCAAATTTTCCTTTGTGTTCTTTAACTAATTTTGTAGATGCAGAGCAGAAGGccgatttaaaaaatgtgtttgaacacaatattccaaatttaaatacaactcCAGAAATTAAAGATTCAGACCCATTGCATACCACCgattgcaaaataaatgaagacTCAAAATTTCCCATATGTTCTCCAAATCATTCTGTGGAATCAAAGCAAGATGCAGATTTGAACAATGTGTCAGAAACGACTGTAAATTACAACCGTTTACCTAGGTTCACATGTCCTATTTGTCAGAAGACTTACTCTGGGAAAGCTTatttcagaaaacattttaaaatgaaacataacaGAATAGCATCGGATAAAGAGTTGGAGGCttggcaaaatttttctgttccAATTAAATCTAGAATTCAGCAGAAAAGAATAAGTGGTGTGCCTGTTAACAATATTTCTGATGTAACTGATCTGCTATCTGCTGGAGCACGTTGCAATGAAAAGGTTATGTGTAAAATTTGTATGAAGGAATATTCATGCAGGGGGaatctaaaaattcatttgaaaaatattcataacagGATGGTATCAGATAAACAGTTGGAAGAGTGGCAAAAGTTATCTGATTCAATGAAAGGTAGagttaagaagaaaattatgagTGAACCTGTTAACCAATATACTAGGAGATTATCTCTTGAAgttcaaaaaagtaattattctgGTATAAGTGACCTGCTATCTGCTGAAGCACGGTCCAATGAAAAAGTTGAgtgcaaaatttgtaaaaaagaatattcatgcAGAGGGAATctaaaaattcatatgaaaaatgtacataattATAGAGGCCAAAGGCAGAGGATTGTGgagggaaataaaaaagaagtgcAATGTCATATATGTTTAAAGCTTTTGCAGAACACATCATTAAAGCAACATGTTCAACAAGTGCATGGTGACGGTTTCCTAACTGATGAACAGGAGGCTTTCACTGTTTCAAATGTAGCAGCTCTGTCTGCTTTGAATTATTGTGACGAAAATGTTCAGCACACTCTATCTAATTTTGGTAATAGCAATGTTTCCAATAGATCTGATTCAGTGACATTCTCTTCTGGCAAATCAAGTACAGGCTGTACTGAAAATGAACCTGAAAGTTTAAACCTAAAAGACAAGGCATCCAATTATGATTGTCTAAACAGCTTGAAAAAAATGGCCGATTTTGGGAAAGCTGATTTTAGCTCTTTCCCATCTAGTAACAATTTGCAAGAAGTTACTAATGTCTCTAGTCATAAAACTTCAATTGAAACCTTCAATTGTACTGCATCAAAGCTGGGATTTGATTCAAGGGCAGTGAATGATTTTGATTTGCAAGGCGAAATAACTAATCAAAATGTGGCTGATGATCGAAGTGATTTTGATGACTTCTCTTTATCAGATATTCCTACTTCAGATGATGAATGTACAAATTTAATAGAGAATGAAATATTGCAGAAAGAGTTAATGGAGATTGGCACTACTTCTGAATggactttaaaaaactttcaaaattgtgaagatcaaaattttacttcattagaATCCAACCATAGTCTTGAGCCTATATCAGATGTAACAGATACAAGCAGAAATGATATAAGTGAgtgcaaattttcaaataatgaatcAAAACGACTTTCAGTAGTGGAAAATTATCCAAAAAGTAATATTGTATCTGAGTTGTCAGAGTCTTGTGAACCTTTTAAAGAAGTAGGTCCTTCCTTATCTGTTTCAACTCCTGAGGCAgctattgaatttaattttgttgaaggTTCAAATTTAGATCGCAAGGgagaaaaattacattgtaCATATCCTCTAGAAAGCTGTCCAAAACCTGATAATGTCTGTGCCATTCAAAGCTCTACTGATGATGAATTTAGTGTTCCTTTGGAAAAGTTTAGTGATGCTAATTCTCCCCAAACAATTAGTTGCAGCTTTTCCTCAAATgaatcaaaaacaaattctaatGAATGCAGATTTTGTCACAAAATGTTCAGCACCATGAAATTTCTGTCAAAGCATCTGAAAATTTTTCACAACATCCCATttctaaaaaagcaaaaatctgCGAAGCGTAAGTCTAATCAAGATGAAAAATTATCCCCACCCCTTTTGACTCACCAAACATATGAATTAGATACCCTGCCACCATCAGTGGAAAACTTCCAAAATTCTGCTATATCTGCAAttgaagatgaaaataaatttgttggtGTATCTGATGAAGTTTACAATTATAGTGATTCTTTACCTGTGGATAATACAAATCAATTGAATAACTGTTCAGATGGTTCTCTTATGCTCAATTCAACTTTTCCAATTAGCACATCCAATTTGGAATATAGTTTGAAAGAAGTTGGTGGTGATTTTAGGTTGAAACAATGTAATATCCGTGATACTGAGCTGGCCTGTTATTCCTCTTTTAATGATTGCAAAAATGAGCATATGGCTTGCCCTGTTTCTGATCGTGATATTGAGCATCGATCTTTTAAAGTTTCTGATTATGAAAATGAATGTACATCTCATCCTGTTTCTGATAGTGAAAGTAATTATGCACTTGATCCTATTTTAGATCATGAAAATGATTGTACAACTCTCGTTCCATATCAAAAAAGCCATTGTATATCTGATCGTGTTTCTGCTCTTGAAACTGATTACAAGTCTCTACTTGTTTCTGATCATGAAAATGAATGTGCAACTTATCCTGTTTCTGAAGGTCAAGAAAATAtacaagataaaatttctaaagctCCCATACTTCCATGTATCATAAAAGTGTTGAAAAATGAGAAGAATGccataatttatcaaattgacAAGTCCAAAGGAGATGATTCACCTTCAAACTCTGTTAATAGTAAATCAAAATCTAGTCCTGGATTTCACAGGTATTtcataaagcataaaaaatcaaataattcaaGGAACTGTAGAAAGAAGTCAAATAGAAGTCCCTATCGATCTAGCTTGTACAGTAGACAGAAAACATTAATGCGTCGTAAATCAAGAGCACTATTTACTAggaggaataaaattttcaagagaTCTCGAAAAAAGAGGGATCAACCTGTTGTTCAAACTTTTAAACCAAGtgatgttgaaatatttttgaaaaaccatAAACTACCATATGTTCTGCTGACACCATTAGATGCAAAAACTCTTTcccaattaaattataatgattgtGCTGTCAGACTAGAAAGATGTGATATTCTAAATATCGAGAGTCCGGCTCATTTCCATCCTGGTGACGTTACAGAGCTCTCATTTTCCAATGACAGTTTTATGCCTAATGAGGCATATAACAATATTCAAATCAATTCTGTGATGAAAACACGGCGAAACTCTGCTGTACAAGAAACCACCAATTTAACTGTTGTTCTTCACAAGTTACAATTGGACTCTAATTCAAGTGAGGTgcctttaaataatgattttgaaatttctagttACAGAAGTTGTGTGCAATCGCACATCCAACTCAAAGAATGTAAggttgttttagaaaaattaccatCTGATTTTGTCTCATGTGTACAGTAG